The Cydia pomonella isolate Wapato2018A chromosome 17, ilCydPomo1, whole genome shotgun sequence genome includes a window with the following:
- the LOC133526905 gene encoding bifunctional methylenetetrahydrofolate dehydrogenase/cyclohydrolase, mitochondrial isoform X1: MRQIICLRVVSSVLKATMRSHTFFDSLGSASIMARILDGKGLAKDIRNELKIKIHNWMQQGHRAPTLRCIIVGDDPASHTYVKNKIQAATDVGIQAETIRYEVNMTEEDLLLAIDELNASSEVDGILVQLPLPGGIDERKVCNAVAPEKDVDGFHIVNVGQLCLDMPTIVPATALAVVEMLKRFKIDTFGRNAVVVGRSKNVGMPIAMMLHSDMSHDSGLGMDATVTICHRFTPKEKLEFYCRNADIIITATGVPKLIKADMVKPGATVIDVGIVRVTDDDGKTRLVGDVDYDEVSKVAGAITPVPGGVGPMTVAMLMHNTFQAAQRLRDAEMMQ, from the exons ATGAGGCAAATCATTTGCCTTCGAGTTGTCAGTTCAGTTCTGAAAGCCACAATGAGAAGTCATACGTTCTTTGATTCCTTGGGCTCGGCCAG caTCATGGCCCGAATCCTTGATGGCAAGGGGCTTGCCAAGGACATCCGcaatgaattaaaaattaaGATCCATAATTGGATGCAACAAGGTCACCGGGCGCCAACCTTGAGATGCATTATAGTTGGTGATGACCCGGCCAGCCATACTTATGTTAAGAACAAGATTCAAGCTGCGACAGATGTAGGTATTCAGGCCGAAACCATAAGATATGAAGTTAATATGACCGAAGAGGACCTTTTGCTAGCTATTGATGAATTAAATGCAAGCTCTGAAGTTGATGGCATTTTAGTGCAATTGCCTTTGCCCGGAGGCATTGATGAGAGGAAGGTGTGCAATGCTGTGGCTCCGGAGAAGGATGTGGACGGCTTCCATATTGTCAATGTCGGGCAGCTGTGTCTGGACATGCCAACTATTGTTCCTGCCACTGCTTTGGCTGTTGTGGAGATGTTGAaaag ATTCAAAATCGACACCTTTGGCCGTAATGCAGTAGTGGTAGGCCGTTCAAAGAATGTAGGCATGCCAATCGCCATGATGTTGCACAGTGACATGAGTCATGACAGTGGCCTAGGCATGGATGCCACGGTCACCATCTGCCACCGGTTCACGCCTAAAGAGAAGCTGGAGTTCTACTGCCGGAATGCTGACATTATTATTACTGCCACAG gtgttccaaaattaatcaaagcTGACATGGTGAAGCCGGGGGCTACAGTCATTGATGTTGGCATTGTCAGAGTGACCGATGATGATGGGAAGACCAGACTTGTCGGTGATGTCGACTATGATG AGGTAAGCAAAGTAGCCGGCGCTATAACGCCCGTGCCCGGCGGTGTGGGCCCCATGACTGTGGCCATGCTCATGCATAACACCTTCCAAGCTGCCCAGAGACTGCGAGATGCTGAGATGATGCAATAA
- the LOC133526905 gene encoding bifunctional methylenetetrahydrofolate dehydrogenase/cyclohydrolase 2, mitochondrial isoform X2, with protein sequence MARILDGKGLAKDIRNELKIKIHNWMQQGHRAPTLRCIIVGDDPASHTYVKNKIQAATDVGIQAETIRYEVNMTEEDLLLAIDELNASSEVDGILVQLPLPGGIDERKVCNAVAPEKDVDGFHIVNVGQLCLDMPTIVPATALAVVEMLKRFKIDTFGRNAVVVGRSKNVGMPIAMMLHSDMSHDSGLGMDATVTICHRFTPKEKLEFYCRNADIIITATGVPKLIKADMVKPGATVIDVGIVRVTDDDGKTRLVGDVDYDEVSKVAGAITPVPGGVGPMTVAMLMHNTFQAAQRLRDAEMMQ encoded by the exons ATGGCCCGAATCCTTGATGGCAAGGGGCTTGCCAAGGACATCCGcaatgaattaaaaattaaGATCCATAATTGGATGCAACAAGGTCACCGGGCGCCAACCTTGAGATGCATTATAGTTGGTGATGACCCGGCCAGCCATACTTATGTTAAGAACAAGATTCAAGCTGCGACAGATGTAGGTATTCAGGCCGAAACCATAAGATATGAAGTTAATATGACCGAAGAGGACCTTTTGCTAGCTATTGATGAATTAAATGCAAGCTCTGAAGTTGATGGCATTTTAGTGCAATTGCCTTTGCCCGGAGGCATTGATGAGAGGAAGGTGTGCAATGCTGTGGCTCCGGAGAAGGATGTGGACGGCTTCCATATTGTCAATGTCGGGCAGCTGTGTCTGGACATGCCAACTATTGTTCCTGCCACTGCTTTGGCTGTTGTGGAGATGTTGAaaag ATTCAAAATCGACACCTTTGGCCGTAATGCAGTAGTGGTAGGCCGTTCAAAGAATGTAGGCATGCCAATCGCCATGATGTTGCACAGTGACATGAGTCATGACAGTGGCCTAGGCATGGATGCCACGGTCACCATCTGCCACCGGTTCACGCCTAAAGAGAAGCTGGAGTTCTACTGCCGGAATGCTGACATTATTATTACTGCCACAG gtgttccaaaattaatcaaagcTGACATGGTGAAGCCGGGGGCTACAGTCATTGATGTTGGCATTGTCAGAGTGACCGATGATGATGGGAAGACCAGACTTGTCGGTGATGTCGACTATGATG AGGTAAGCAAAGTAGCCGGCGCTATAACGCCCGTGCCCGGCGGTGTGGGCCCCATGACTGTGGCCATGCTCATGCATAACACCTTCCAAGCTGCCCAGAGACTGCGAGATGCTGAGATGATGCAATAA